One segment of Neobacillus endophyticus DNA contains the following:
- a CDS encoding alpha/beta fold hydrolase yields the protein MSLYYQEFGDKKAPLMVFLHGAGVSSWMWEKQIRYFSQYHCMTIDLPEQGGSKHTENFTIQYSAEKVNELIEKVANGKEIIVVGFSLGAQITIQMLSMNPRLIDYAFINSALVRPNLFLRKMIGPLNKLTYTLVKNKSFSKLQAKTLYIDEEYLETYYKESTQMKPDTLNRILEENLSFKIPVDFSKSNAKILVTVGEKEKAVMKKSAIDIVSHNSNCTGIIIPNVGHGISFFNPDFFNQMIEKWIQEGNLPLDVVTVK from the coding sequence TTGAGTTTATATTATCAAGAGTTTGGAGATAAGAAGGCTCCATTAATGGTGTTCTTACACGGGGCTGGAGTAAGTAGCTGGATGTGGGAAAAACAAATTCGATATTTTAGTCAATATCATTGCATGACAATAGATTTACCAGAACAAGGAGGCAGTAAACATACAGAAAATTTTACGATTCAATACAGTGCAGAGAAAGTGAACGAGTTAATAGAAAAAGTAGCAAACGGTAAAGAGATAATAGTTGTTGGCTTCTCATTAGGTGCACAAATAACTATTCAAATGTTAAGTATGAATCCACGTTTAATAGATTATGCCTTTATTAACAGCGCATTGGTTAGACCCAATTTATTCTTAAGGAAAATGATAGGGCCGTTGAATAAATTAACTTATACTTTAGTTAAAAATAAATCCTTCTCAAAACTTCAAGCGAAGACACTCTACATAGATGAAGAATACTTAGAAACCTATTACAAAGAAAGCACCCAAATGAAACCAGATACTCTTAATAGAATCTTAGAAGAAAATCTGTCATTTAAAATACCCGTCGATTTTAGTAAGTCAAATGCCAAGATATTAGTGACAGTTGGCGAAAAAGAAAAAGCAGTAATGAAAAAATCAGCGATAGACATCGTTTCTCATAATTCAAATTGCACTGGAATAATTATTCCTAACGTTGGTCACGGAATATCATTTTTTAACCCTGATTTCTTTAATCAAATGATAGAAAAATGGATACAAGAAGGTAATTTACCTCTTGACGTAGTAACAGTAAAATAA